A segment of the Flavobacteriales bacterium genome:
TTAACCAATGAACAATTAATTGACATCATTGAAATAGTTGAAGAAGTAAAGCTAGACGGTGTTATAGCAACCAATACTACAATAGATAGGTCTAATTTAAAAGCTCCGGATAGTATGTTGTCGGATATCGGAAATGGAGGGCTCAGTGGAAAGCCTTTGGTCCAAAGGTCTACAGAGGTGATACGCTTCTTGCATGATAATTCGAAAACAAAGTTTCCAATAATTGGAGTTGGAGGAATTCATTCTAAAGAAGATGCGTTAGAAAAGCTTGAGGCAGGGGCTAGTTTAATTCAATTGTATACTGGTTTTATATACGAAGGGCCAGTATTGGTTAAAGAAATTAATGAGGCGCTACTAAAGTCAAGTGAAAAGAAGTGATATTGCATTTATAGAATGTCCTAGAGATGGGATGCAGGGCATTAAGTCGTTTATCCCATCGGATAAAAAGGCAAGTTATATTAATGTTCTCCTTCAAACTGGATTTGATGTAATTGATTTTGGCAGTTTTGTATCTCCAAAAGCGATTCCTCAGATGCAAGACACAGAAAAGGTGTTGTCGTTACTAAAATTAGAGGATACAACAACAGAATTACTTTCGATTGTTGCTAATGAAAGAGGTGCAAAAGATGCTTGCTCTTTCGAGCAAATTAAATTCTTAGGATTTCCATTATCTGTTTCGGAAACATTTCAACAAAGAAATACGAATTCAAGTATTGTAGAATCCTTGAAGCGTGTTGAGGCAATACAGGCATTATGTTTGCGGCATAGCAAAGAGTTAGTAATATATATATCAATGGGATTTGGAAATCCTTATGGTGA
Coding sequences within it:
- a CDS encoding hydroxymethylglutaryl-CoA lyase, coding for MQGIKSFIPSDKKASYINVLLQTGFDVIDFGSFVSPKAIPQMQDTEKVLSLLKLEDTTTELLSIVANERGAKDACSFEQIKFLGFPLSVSETFQQRNTNSSIVESLKRVEAIQALCLRHSKELVIYISMGFGNPYGDEWSPDRVIELTQKLVAMGIKTIALSDTIGISNPESISYLFSNLLPEFTRTQIGAHLHTTPDSWKEKMDAAYSNG